Proteins co-encoded in one Sulfurimonas sp. HSL1-2 genomic window:
- a CDS encoding plasminogen-binding N-terminal domain-containing protein yields MIRLFFFLPLFFGVLHAGELHLSLDAVSAETETGTIKTARVEPGVSGFVVRHFTPEHSAIIANAVAEAYDETAGVLTVAFSEYSGLQQNSLPLGEWQPKAGDEVILAFAYTRGILIAPTRTIYLKLTEQLGSVDWMHPDTLATYLSYRGHPTPLKEDFSGFCTVATTGLLFLYLDDSLFTVDCQSLSLLQLTTAGLAYEAPQLPFYTRVEEIDANWFGSGSSRLDAYEPYYLELLVENNPHSRKLYDFIQSHPSADKQLLDEFDLKGQP; encoded by the coding sequence GTGATCAGACTGTTCTTTTTTCTTCCGTTATTTTTTGGCGTTCTCCATGCCGGCGAACTGCACCTTAGCCTCGATGCTGTTTCGGCAGAGACCGAGACGGGAACGATCAAAACGGCCCGTGTCGAACCCGGCGTCAGCGGTTTTGTCGTCCGCCACTTCACGCCGGAGCACAGCGCGATCATCGCCAATGCCGTTGCCGAAGCGTATGACGAGACGGCAGGAGTGCTGACCGTCGCCTTTTCCGAATACAGCGGCCTGCAGCAGAACTCCCTGCCCCTAGGCGAGTGGCAGCCCAAGGCGGGGGACGAGGTCATCCTTGCCTTTGCCTATACCCGCGGCATCCTGATCGCGCCGACGCGCACCATCTACCTGAAACTGACGGAGCAGCTGGGGAGCGTAGACTGGATGCACCCCGACACCCTGGCGACCTACCTCTCCTACCGCGGGCACCCGACGCCGCTCAAAGAGGACTTCTCCGGCTTCTGTACCGTTGCGACGACCGGACTGCTCTTTCTCTACCTCGACGACAGCCTCTTTACCGTAGACTGCCAGAGCCTGAGCCTGCTGCAGCTCACGACGGCCGGACTGGCATACGAAGCACCGCAGCTCCCCTTTTACACCCGGGTCGAAGAGATCGACGCCAACTGGTTCGGCAGCGGCAGCAGCAGGCTTGACGCCTATGAACCCTACTACCTTGAACTGCTCGTTGAAAACAACCCGCACTCGCGCAAACTATACGACTTTATTCAGTCGCATCCAAGCGCCGATAAGCAATTATTAGACGAATTTGACCTGAAGGGCCAGCCATGA
- a CDS encoding peptidoglycan DD-metalloendopeptidase family protein: protein MVRFLWLLLAPLMLLASSVETYKWSEGETYLMFLERLHLPQALYYDIDSDDQKLTEELRSGIPYQVMHDRNGTIEQVLIPVSDELQLHLYRKDGSFAFEAIPLIASTKQESITLAIQNSPYYDILKATGSRSLAHAFVAGFKNSLNFRRDLRKGDKLVMVYTQKYRLGSPFGMPELLVGMIEMRGKRHSVYLNSDERYYDDKGRQVEGFLLSRPVRSGRVSSGFTLRRFHPILKRYRAHLGVDYAAPRGTPVVAAGSGTVIFAGRTRGYGNLIKVRHGDGYVTLYAHLKAFKRGIRSGKAIKQGQVIGYVGSTGLSTGPHLHFGLYKNGRAINPARVVQVTTKQLGGKALQAFKGEMARLDAMVADVMVHPPEAVKVETIDNACYIDPESCRPLKKGENNETHQ from the coding sequence TTGGTTCGGTTCTTATGGCTGCTCTTGGCGCCCCTGATGCTGTTGGCGTCGTCGGTGGAGACGTACAAATGGAGCGAAGGCGAAACGTACCTGATGTTCCTGGAGCGCCTGCATCTGCCGCAGGCGCTCTATTACGATATCGACAGCGACGATCAGAAGCTGACGGAAGAACTCCGCAGCGGCATCCCCTATCAGGTGATGCATGACCGAAACGGCACCATTGAACAGGTGCTCATCCCCGTCTCCGACGAACTGCAGCTGCATCTCTACCGCAAAGACGGGAGCTTTGCGTTTGAAGCGATCCCGCTGATCGCATCGACCAAACAGGAGTCGATCACACTCGCCATCCAGAACTCTCCCTATTACGACATCCTGAAAGCGACCGGTTCCCGCTCCCTGGCACATGCCTTCGTCGCGGGGTTCAAAAACTCCCTCAACTTCCGCCGCGATCTGCGCAAGGGGGACAAGCTGGTGATGGTTTATACGCAGAAGTACCGTCTTGGAAGCCCTTTCGGCATGCCCGAGCTGCTGGTGGGGATGATCGAGATGCGGGGGAAACGGCATTCGGTCTACCTCAACAGCGACGAACGCTACTATGATGATAAAGGGCGCCAGGTCGAAGGCTTCCTGCTTTCGCGTCCGGTCCGCAGCGGCCGGGTCAGTTCCGGGTTTACGCTGCGCCGCTTCCACCCGATCCTCAAACGCTACCGTGCCCACCTCGGGGTGGATTACGCCGCGCCGCGCGGGACACCGGTTGTAGCCGCCGGCAGCGGAACCGTCATTTTCGCGGGACGAACGCGCGGGTACGGCAATCTCATCAAAGTCCGGCACGGGGACGGGTATGTGACGCTGTATGCCCACCTGAAGGCCTTCAAACGTGGTATCCGCAGCGGCAAAGCGATCAAGCAGGGGCAGGTGATCGGTTACGTAGGAAGCACGGGGCTCTCGACGGGCCCGCACCTGCACTTCGGGCTTTACAAGAATGGCCGGGCGATCAACCCGGCCCGGGTGGTCCAGGTGACGACAAAACAGCTCGGCGGCAAAGCACTTCAAGCCTTCAAGGGTGAAATGGCACGCCTCGATGCCATGGTCGCCGATGTGATGGTGCACCCGCCGGAGGCAGTCAAGGTCGAGACGATCGACAACGCCTGCTACATCGATCCGGAAAGCTGCCGCCCGCTGAAGAAGGGGGAGAACAATGAAACACATCAGTGA
- the mgtE gene encoding magnesium transporter, whose amino-acid sequence MKHISEIKHAFDQFLLGKTEHLPHASEISYLLKNIHQESPEDFRGMLGRIPQDVRGEVLLELPEKLKEDAIEHYSSDELAEAVEGLDSDDAAELIEDIVDIDENKSEAVYEQLDEEDREDIDKIRSYEDDQAGAWMQTELFEATLDETVRIAIARLKHLKEEGELENVHQLYIVNDEHRLVATVALEDMILMDFEQTFRAQLTTKAFRSVKATDDIDEVATIFEQYDVAVLPVVDHESRLVGRITSDDIYDVIEERATEQIYNLAGVNDEVEQEEGIKGVFKNRASWLFVNLLTAILASAVIGLFDATIAAYVPLAILMPIVASMGGNAGTQTLTVMVRQMALGDIEFGNAKSALYKEIAVALLNGLLFALIMGLIAWAWFQLPLLGIVIGMAMIINLFIAGFFGASIPLLLKRLNIDPAVGSTVLLTTATDVFGFFSFLGLAKVILL is encoded by the coding sequence ATGAAACACATCAGTGAGATCAAACACGCGTTCGACCAGTTTCTGCTGGGTAAAACGGAACACCTTCCCCACGCCAGCGAGATTTCGTACCTGCTTAAAAACATCCACCAGGAGAGCCCGGAAGATTTCCGCGGGATGCTGGGCCGGATCCCCCAGGATGTCCGGGGGGAGGTTCTGCTCGAACTGCCCGAAAAACTCAAAGAGGATGCGATCGAGCACTACTCCAGCGATGAGCTGGCCGAGGCGGTCGAAGGACTGGACTCGGATGATGCGGCAGAACTGATCGAGGACATCGTCGACATTGACGAAAACAAGTCCGAAGCCGTATACGAGCAGCTCGATGAGGAAGACCGTGAAGATATCGATAAGATCCGCAGCTACGAGGATGACCAGGCCGGGGCGTGGATGCAGACGGAGCTCTTCGAGGCGACGCTCGACGAGACGGTCCGCATCGCCATCGCCCGGCTCAAACACCTCAAAGAGGAGGGGGAGCTGGAAAATGTCCACCAGCTCTACATCGTCAACGACGAACACCGGCTGGTGGCGACCGTCGCCCTGGAAGATATGATCCTGATGGATTTTGAACAGACCTTCCGTGCGCAGCTGACGACGAAAGCGTTCCGTTCAGTCAAGGCGACCGATGACATTGACGAGGTCGCGACGATCTTCGAACAGTACGACGTTGCGGTACTGCCGGTCGTCGACCATGAAAGCCGGCTGGTGGGGCGGATCACCTCGGACGACATCTACGACGTCATCGAAGAGCGCGCCACCGAGCAGATCTATAACCTCGCGGGGGTCAACGACGAGGTCGAACAGGAAGAGGGCATCAAAGGGGTTTTCAAAAACCGCGCCAGCTGGCTCTTCGTCAACCTGCTCACGGCCATTCTTGCCTCGGCGGTCATCGGTTTGTTCGATGCGACGATCGCGGCCTATGTCCCGCTGGCGATCCTGATGCCCATTGTCGCGTCAATGGGGGGCAATGCGGGCACCCAGACCCTGACGGTCATGGTACGCCAGATGGCGCTGGGGGATATCGAGTTCGGCAACGCCAAGTCGGCGCTCTACAAGGAGATCGCCGTCGCGCTACTTAACGGGCTTCTTTTTGCCCTGATCATGGGGCTGATCGCCTGGGCGTGGTTCCAGCTGCCGCTGCTGGGGATCGTCATCGGGATGGCGATGATCATCAACCTCTTTATCGCCGGTTTCTTCGGCGCTTCCATCCCCCTGCTGCTCAAACGCCTCAACATCGACCCGGCGGTCGGCTCGACCGTGCTGCTGACGACGGCGACGGACGTCTTCGGCTTCTTCAGCTTCCTTGGACTGGCCAAGGTTATTCTGCTCTGA
- a CDS encoding TonB-dependent receptor encodes MKKTLLVSLAAAALLANDAAENNATDNGVTTLGSIVVESSSLSDVNTEEIKSADTAEALAKQVPSITLVRRSGIANDIILRGQKRDNINVIVDGGKIYGACPNRMDPPTSHVITNNISSISVVEGPYDVEHAGTLSGLVTVDTVQPEKGIHGNFNAGIGSFGYSKVAGTLTGGNDTVRALIGVSGEWSGQYEDGSGNTFADQIDNAVAAGTAKAPNAYLPSERDRSAYAKRSVMAKLFVNLAENQELRLGYTGNRSDGVLYPNSGMDARYDNSDLYNVQYVATELAGWSKELSATYYYSYVDHPMWTEWRKSSMMMGTMTNHLTSTIQGATLKNTTAVSDTMDITFGLDGSLRNWDGAYDMNGTYMGPSINDADTRNIAFFAELEKRYNNAAYKLGLRYDDTAITSGNPALQDNDYTSVGLNLFADYGVKETLGFFGGIGMASRVPDARELYFQKSGMIIGTPDLDQTTNYEADLGMKNTYSNFNLKTRLFYSRLKNYIYFNATPTITQNNFENVDATIWGAEMAGTWYASDSVYVDFGAAYQYGKKDSALRDQNGTNLADIPPLKGHLALNWNYRDDSLATIEGVAAHQWDRYDAENGEQAIGAWAVMNLKVDHRINRNFGLILGVDNVFDATYAVSNTYKDLTLLSLDPYGDVMLLNEPGRYYYANVSYKF; translated from the coding sequence ATGAAGAAAACGCTATTGGTTTCCCTCGCAGCGGCCGCACTGCTTGCGAATGACGCTGCGGAAAACAACGCAACAGACAACGGCGTAACGACGCTCGGCAGCATCGTCGTCGAAAGCTCATCGCTCAGCGACGTCAACACCGAAGAGATCAAATCCGCCGACACCGCCGAGGCACTGGCCAAACAGGTACCGAGCATCACCCTCGTGCGCCGCAGCGGTATCGCCAACGACATCATCCTCCGCGGCCAGAAGCGCGACAACATCAACGTCATCGTCGACGGCGGCAAGATCTACGGCGCCTGCCCCAACCGCATGGACCCGCCGACCTCTCACGTCATCACGAACAACATCTCCTCGATCAGCGTAGTCGAAGGGCCGTATGACGTCGAACACGCCGGCACCCTCAGCGGCCTCGTGACCGTCGACACCGTCCAGCCGGAAAAAGGGATCCACGGCAACTTCAACGCGGGCATCGGCAGCTTCGGCTACTCGAAAGTCGCCGGTACCCTCACCGGCGGGAACGATACGGTCCGCGCGCTGATCGGTGTCTCGGGCGAGTGGAGCGGCCAGTACGAGGACGGCAGCGGCAACACCTTCGCCGATCAGATCGACAATGCCGTCGCCGCGGGTACAGCCAAGGCCCCGAACGCCTACCTGCCCTCCGAACGCGACCGCAGTGCCTACGCGAAACGCTCTGTCATGGCGAAACTCTTTGTCAATCTGGCCGAAAACCAGGAGCTCCGCCTCGGCTATACGGGCAACCGCAGCGACGGTGTCCTCTACCCCAACTCCGGGATGGACGCCCGCTACGACAACTCGGACCTCTACAACGTCCAGTACGTTGCCACGGAGCTGGCAGGCTGGTCCAAGGAGCTGAGTGCGACCTACTACTACTCCTACGTCGACCACCCGATGTGGACCGAGTGGCGTAAATCCTCCATGATGATGGGGACGATGACCAACCACCTCACCTCCACGATTCAGGGAGCGACGCTCAAAAACACGACGGCCGTTTCCGACACGATGGATATCACCTTCGGACTCGACGGCAGCCTCCGCAACTGGGACGGCGCTTATGACATGAACGGCACCTATATGGGCCCCAGTATCAACGATGCCGACACCCGCAACATCGCCTTCTTCGCCGAACTGGAAAAACGCTATAACAACGCCGCCTACAAACTGGGACTGCGCTATGACGATACGGCCATTACTTCCGGCAACCCCGCACTGCAGGACAACGACTACACCTCCGTCGGCCTCAACCTCTTTGCCGACTACGGCGTGAAGGAGACCCTCGGCTTCTTCGGCGGCATTGGTATGGCTTCACGCGTTCCGGATGCCCGCGAGCTGTACTTCCAGAAAAGCGGTATGATCATCGGGACACCCGATCTCGACCAGACGACGAACTACGAGGCCGACCTCGGGATGAAGAACACCTACAGCAATTTCAACCTGAAGACGCGCCTCTTCTACAGCCGCCTGAAAAACTACATCTATTTCAACGCGACGCCGACGATCACCCAGAACAATTTCGAGAATGTCGATGCCACGATCTGGGGTGCCGAAATGGCCGGGACATGGTATGCAAGCGATTCTGTCTACGTCGACTTCGGTGCGGCATACCAGTACGGCAAAAAAGACAGTGCGCTCAGAGACCAGAACGGCACCAACCTTGCCGACATTCCGCCGCTCAAAGGCCACCTGGCGCTCAACTGGAACTATCGTGACGACAGCCTGGCCACCATCGAAGGCGTGGCCGCGCACCAGTGGGACCGTTACGATGCGGAGAACGGCGAACAGGCCATCGGCGCCTGGGCGGTCATGAACCTCAAGGTCGATCACCGCATCAACCGCAACTTCGGGCTGATTCTCGGCGTGGACAACGTTTTTGATGCGACCTATGCCGTTTCCAACACCTACAAAGACCTGACGCTTCTCAGCCTTGATCCCTACGGAGACGTTATGCTCCTGAACGAACCGGGCCGCTACTACTACGCCAACGTCTCCTATAAATTCTAA
- a CDS encoding agmatine deiminase family protein, which yields MQTYHVKRLPAEFEPQSFVQLIFPHADSDWAPYLDEACQTFARIAEGVARFQPCLIVCDDIARVQRYVAPGANLRFVQCDTNDTWARDCSGITVETTEGCLIQDFVFTGWGGKFEAAKDSAMTMAIAQHYGAPVASHRFILEGGGIESNGEGLLLVTEECLLNPNRNSALTSRAEIEAVLSETLGVERTLWLTSGYLAGDDTDSHIDTLARFCDANTICYVQCTDAADEHYHALQKMERELQELRNDRGEPFTLVPLPMTEAIHYDGERLPATYANFLIINGAVLVPVYNDPHDDEALAVFKTLFPGREIIGIDCSILIRQHGSLHCVTMQFPDCVTLRCPQ from the coding sequence ATGCAAACCTATCACGTAAAACGTCTCCCTGCGGAGTTTGAACCCCAATCCTTTGTCCAGCTGATCTTTCCCCACGCCGACAGCGACTGGGCGCCCTACCTCGACGAAGCATGCCAAACCTTTGCCCGTATCGCCGAAGGCGTCGCCCGTTTCCAGCCCTGCCTGATCGTCTGTGACGACATCGCCCGGGTGCAGCGCTACGTCGCCCCGGGGGCGAACCTGCGTTTCGTTCAGTGTGACACCAATGACACCTGGGCCCGGGACTGCAGCGGCATTACCGTCGAGACGACAGAGGGGTGTCTCATCCAGGACTTTGTTTTCACCGGCTGGGGCGGGAAGTTCGAAGCGGCCAAAGACAGCGCGATGACCATGGCAATCGCGCAGCATTACGGCGCGCCGGTCGCTTCACACCGTTTTATTCTCGAAGGGGGCGGGATCGAAAGCAACGGGGAGGGGCTGCTGCTCGTCACCGAAGAGTGCCTTCTGAACCCCAACCGCAACAGCGCGTTAACAAGCCGCGCGGAGATCGAGGCCGTTCTTTCCGAGACCCTGGGGGTCGAACGGACCCTCTGGCTCACTTCCGGCTACCTCGCCGGGGACGACACCGACAGCCACATCGACACCCTCGCCCGCTTCTGCGACGCCAATACCATCTGTTACGTCCAGTGCACGGATGCCGCCGACGAGCACTACCACGCCCTGCAAAAAATGGAACGCGAACTCCAAGAGCTCCGTAACGACCGCGGCGAGCCCTTCACCCTCGTCCCGCTGCCGATGACCGAGGCGATCCATTATGACGGCGAGCGGCTGCCGGCGACCTACGCCAACTTCCTCATCATCAACGGCGCCGTCCTCGTGCCGGTCTACAACGACCCCCATGACGACGAGGCGCTGGCCGTCTTCAAAACGCTCTTCCCCGGCCGGGAGATCATCGGCATCGACTGCAGCATCCTGATCCGCCAGCACGGTTCGCTGCACTGCGTGACGATGCAGTTCCCAGACTGCGTTACTCTGCGCTGCCCCCAATAA
- a CDS encoding alanine racemase, producing MAFITLDRKAFHHNLNMISKQLQSREKIALVLKDNAYGHGLKQVAQIASKYGIGRAVVRTIEEAELVRNKFNYILVLADMPAVLMPAYCFTVNAMEQIKSFPPGSRVELKVDTGMHRNGVPPHLLHHAFEKISKNGLKLEGVFTHHRSADEMGSEYFWQRHTFESVRREALMLAKRYGFPKPRFHSANSAATFRSHEGHDDMVRVGIAAYGCLEMPEGLPQPDLLPILSLWGEKISQRRLNQGERVGYGGCFGADRQMQISNYDVGYADGLLRTASNRYTAPGGEMLLGRISMDNCSFAGEAEQLLIFDDARSYAAAAGTISYEVLVGLNPRLPRKIIE from the coding sequence ATGGCTTTTATCACCCTAGACCGCAAAGCGTTCCACCACAACCTTAACATGATCTCGAAACAGCTCCAGAGCCGTGAGAAAATCGCACTCGTCCTCAAGGACAACGCCTACGGACACGGCCTGAAACAGGTCGCGCAGATCGCAAGCAAATACGGGATCGGCCGGGCCGTCGTCCGCACGATCGAAGAGGCGGAACTGGTCCGGAACAAGTTCAACTATATTCTTGTCCTCGCGGATATGCCGGCGGTGCTGATGCCCGCCTACTGCTTTACCGTCAACGCGATGGAGCAGATCAAGAGTTTTCCCCCCGGAAGCCGTGTCGAGCTCAAGGTCGATACGGGGATGCACCGCAACGGTGTCCCGCCGCACCTGCTGCACCACGCCTTTGAAAAGATCAGCAAGAACGGATTGAAACTCGAAGGGGTCTTTACCCACCACCGTAGCGCGGATGAGATGGGGAGCGAATATTTCTGGCAGCGCCACACCTTTGAAAGCGTCAGACGCGAAGCGCTGATGCTGGCCAAACGCTACGGTTTTCCGAAGCCCCGCTTCCACTCCGCGAACTCCGCCGCGACCTTTAGAAGCCATGAAGGGCACGACGACATGGTGCGTGTCGGTATCGCGGCGTACGGCTGCCTGGAAATGCCAGAAGGCCTGCCGCAGCCGGACCTGCTTCCCATCCTCTCGCTCTGGGGTGAAAAGATCTCCCAGCGGCGCCTAAACCAGGGCGAACGTGTCGGATACGGCGGCTGCTTCGGCGCCGACCGCCAGATGCAGATCAGCAATTACGATGTCGGGTATGCCGACGGGCTGCTGCGCACGGCATCGAACCGCTACACCGCGCCGGGCGGTGAGATGCTGCTTGGGCGCATTTCCATGGATAACTGCAGTTTTGCCGGCGAGGCGGAGCAGCTGCTCATCTTCGACGATGCCCGCAGCTACGCGGCCGCGGCGGGGACAATTTCGTATGAAGTCCTGGTCGGGCTGAACCCCCGCCTGCCGCGCAAGATCATCGAATAG
- a CDS encoding PP0621 family protein: MLLKILLVLGVIAAVYFIFFKKSTPVAKQPNADTASKKSDDDTMVPCEACGVFVSVKEAFIKEGKYYCSKSCMEGA; the protein is encoded by the coding sequence ATGCTCTTGAAAATCCTTCTCGTCCTCGGCGTCATCGCCGCCGTCTACTTCATTTTCTTCAAAAAAAGCACCCCCGTAGCAAAACAGCCGAACGCCGACACCGCCTCGAAAAAGAGCGACGACGACACGATGGTGCCCTGCGAGGCGTGCGGGGTCTTCGTCAGCGTCAAGGAAGCCTTTATCAAAGAGGGGAAATACTACTGTTCGAAAAGCTGTATGGAAGGCGCCTGA
- the rsmG gene encoding 16S rRNA (guanine(527)-N(7))-methyltransferase RsmG, producing MTFAQKIATLPDVPSDLVSHLERYRDLLLQWNKIHNLSGYKDAATIEYYLYDALYPITFLPPVATAMDIGTGAGFPGLILAMAQPQTHWTLVEPLQKRAGFLQFVKATLKLENVTVENCRVEALEPQRFDLITSRAVTDTGMLLNLSAPYRDAETMLLFYKGENVYNEVPEELPYRIIETDERHYLLINPPKETACS from the coding sequence ATGACATTCGCCCAGAAGATCGCCACCCTGCCCGATGTCCCCTCCGATCTGGTCTCCCACCTGGAGCGCTACCGCGACCTTCTGCTGCAGTGGAACAAGATCCACAACCTCAGCGGCTACAAAGACGCCGCGACGATCGAATACTACCTCTATGATGCCCTCTACCCCATCACCTTTCTGCCGCCGGTGGCGACGGCGATGGATATCGGTACGGGAGCCGGGTTCCCCGGGCTGATCCTCGCAATGGCACAGCCGCAGACGCACTGGACGCTCGTCGAACCGCTGCAGAAGCGGGCCGGGTTCCTGCAGTTCGTCAAGGCGACGCTGAAACTGGAAAATGTCACCGTGGAGAACTGCCGCGTCGAGGCGCTTGAGCCTCAGCGTTTCGACCTCATCACCTCCCGGGCCGTCACCGATACCGGGATGCTGCTGAACCTCAGCGCCCCCTACCGGGATGCGGAGACGATGCTCCTCTTTTACAAAGGCGAAAACGTCTACAACGAAGTTCCGGAGGAGCTGCCCTACCGTATCATCGAAACCGATGAGCGGCACTACCTTCTCATCAATCCCCCCAAGGAGACCGCATGCTCTTGA
- the ribA gene encoding GTP cyclohydrolase II produces the protein MLQNIKISDVANLPSRFGKFKVQAFKQGYKEHLAILREPFGDTPIVRVHSECLTGDALGSLKCDCGDQLAFALNMIEKEGGIVIYLRQEGRNIGLLNKINAYALQDKGFDTVAANHQLGFAADERTYEMVQFILAHYGITKIRLLTNNPQKINALEGVEIVERLPIVIDPNEHNENYLQVKKEQMGHLI, from the coding sequence TTGCTTCAAAATATAAAAATTTCTGATGTTGCCAACCTTCCGTCGCGTTTCGGGAAGTTCAAAGTCCAGGCCTTCAAGCAGGGCTACAAAGAGCACCTGGCGATCCTGCGGGAGCCCTTCGGCGACACCCCGATCGTACGGGTCCACTCCGAGTGCCTCACCGGGGATGCCCTGGGCAGTCTCAAATGCGACTGCGGCGACCAGCTGGCCTTCGCCCTCAACATGATCGAAAAAGAGGGCGGCATCGTCATCTACCTGCGCCAGGAGGGCCGCAACATCGGCCTGCTCAACAAGATCAACGCCTATGCGCTGCAGGACAAAGGGTTCGACACCGTCGCCGCCAACCACCAGCTGGGCTTTGCGGCCGACGAACGCACGTACGAGATGGTCCAGTTCATCCTGGCCCACTACGGCATTACGAAGATCCGTCTGCTGACCAACAACCCGCAGAAGATCAATGCGCTTGAGGGGGTTGAGATCGTCGAGCGTCTGCCCATCGTCATCGACCCCAACGAGCACAACGAGAACTATCTGCAGGTCAAAAAAGAGCAGATGGGGCACCTCATTTAA
- the hemB gene encoding porphobilinogen synthase: MFQRFRRNRLNSHLRALVREYHVRADDFIYPLFVRSGEGIKSEVASMPGVYQMSIDEAIRECETLKALGIYSIILFGIPDVKDSVGSDALDENGIIATAVKAIKRAHPEMFVVTDLCFCEYTDHGHCGIIDHVHETVDNDATLAISGQQAIVHAQAGADMIAPSGMMDGIIETLRTALDGSGFENLPVMSYSTKFASGYYGPFRDVAESTPSFGDRATYQMDPANRREAIAESIADEMQGADILMVKPALAYLDIIRDIREATSLPLAVYNVSGEYAMLKHAGKAGLIDYERVMMETMLGFKRAGADIIISYHAKEVAGLL; this comes from the coding sequence ATGTTCCAACGTTTCCGCCGTAACCGGCTCAACTCTCACCTGCGTGCTCTGGTGCGCGAATACCACGTCCGTGCGGACGATTTCATCTATCCTCTTTTCGTGCGTTCGGGCGAAGGCATCAAGAGCGAAGTGGCGTCGATGCCCGGCGTCTACCAGATGAGTATCGACGAAGCGATCCGGGAGTGTGAGACGCTCAAGGCGCTGGGGATCTACTCCATTATCCTTTTCGGGATCCCCGACGTCAAGGACTCCGTCGGCTCCGATGCCCTGGATGAGAACGGTATCATCGCCACGGCCGTCAAGGCGATCAAGCGGGCCCACCCCGAGATGTTCGTCGTCACCGACCTCTGTTTCTGCGAGTACACCGACCACGGCCACTGCGGGATCATCGACCACGTGCACGAAACCGTCGACAACGATGCGACGCTCGCCATCTCCGGCCAGCAGGCGATCGTCCATGCCCAGGCGGGCGCGGACATGATCGCCCCTTCGGGCATGATGGACGGGATCATCGAGACCCTGCGCACGGCACTCGACGGCAGCGGCTTTGAGAACCTGCCGGTCATGAGTTACTCGACGAAGTTCGCCAGCGGCTACTACGGCCCGTTCCGCGACGTCGCCGAATCGACGCCGTCGTTCGGGGACCGTGCCACCTACCAGATGGACCCGGCCAACCGCCGCGAGGCGATCGCCGAGAGCATCGCCGACGAGATGCAGGGGGCGGACATCCTGATGGTCAAACCCGCACTCGCCTACCTTGACATTATCCGCGATATCCGCGAAGCGACCTCCCTGCCGCTGGCGGTCTACAACGTCAGCGGCGAATACGCCATGCTCAAGCATGCCGGCAAGGCCGGACTGATCGATTACGAGCGGGTCATGATGGAGACGATGCTGGGCTTCAAACGCGCCGGTGCGGACATCATCATCAGCTACCACGCCAAAGAGGTGGCGGGGCTGCTGTAA